In Lachancea thermotolerans CBS 6340 chromosome H complete sequence, a single genomic region encodes these proteins:
- a CDS encoding KLTH0H10494p (conserved hypothetical protein), with amino-acid sequence MDKHTKKGPWTPAEDRALLSLVQELGPQNWVRIASSLQFRSPKQCRERYHQNLKPSLNKSPISDDEGAVIEDLVNKLGKKWAEIARLLNNGRSDNAIKNWWNGGANKRKRARSLTSVNTASSPAHPGINGAGALSPPMAYAKSPGAYAPHSAGPQPVSVVSSVSHALPSALPTPPGASLAPARQSATVGASSTPPSLSPPLRSRALPSTSLPPVTFLQQPMYMLPYANMSSGPAQPPLPPPPFHGVNQFYAPAQPLLQRPSHSQHAPQQLQSHPHSLMHALPHSKSQSELPSLNSGPRPRSRRTSVSIENRGSADAKNGPSSGTSRRSSIAFLDGFGSNKRPNFNQNGSPLTFSRRVSAVSLGPSASNSSSTSSILSFPVGSSGVGSAATSQATPPGSLNVASNASPPPGATSKSTGEIFKLDFKFGDNRVQKGTPANSKPKLHTSFASEKSCQQAVNPPRVPEQSRVKLHDLLNDSNDDDQPSNSTVS; translated from the coding sequence ATGGACAAGCACACCAAGAAGGGTCCGTGGACTCCGGCCGAGGACAGGGCGCTGCTTTCGCTGGTCCAGGAGCTCGGCCCGCAGAATTGGGTCCGAATCGCGTCGTCGCTGCAGTTCCGGTCGCCCAAGCAGTGCCGCGAGCGGTACCACCAGAACCTCAAGCCGTCGCTCAACAAGTCGCCGATCTCGGACGACGAGGGCGCGGTGATTGAGGACctggtcaacaagctgGGCAAGAAGTGGGCGGAAATCGCGCGCCTGCTGAACAACGGGCGCAGCGACAACGCCATCAAGAACTGGTGGAACGGCGGCGCCAACAAGCGCAAGCGCGCCCGCTCGCTGACAAGCGTCAACACCGCGAGTTCCCCGGCGCACCCCGGCATTAacggcgcgggcgcgctgTCGCCGCCCATGGCCTACGCCAAGAGCCCCGGCGCGTACGCGCCGCACTCAGCAGGCCCACAGCCCGTTTCTGTGGTTTCCTCCGTGTCGCATGCATTACCTTCCGCGCTTCCCACGCCGCCCGGGGCGTCGCTGGCGCCCGCGCGGCAGTCCGCGACCGTGGGCGCATCGAGCACACCGCCCTCGCTGTCGCCGCCACTTCGATCGCGCGCGCTGCCCTCGACTTCGCTTCCGCCGGTgacttttcttcaacagccGATGTACATGCTTCCCTATGCTAACATGTCTTCAGGCCCCGCCCAGCCACCGCTTCCCCCGCCACCGTTTCACGGAGTCAATCAGTTTTACGCCCCCGCTCAGCCCTTGCTGCAGCGGCCGTCTCACTCCCAGCATGCACCGCAGCAACTGCAATCCCACCCACACTCGCTAATGCATGCCCTGCCGCACTCCAAGAGCCAATCCGAACTCCCGTCGCTGAACTCCGGCCCTCGGCCGCGATCAAGAAGGACCTCGGTATCAATTGAGAACAGAGGTTCTGCCGACGCGAAGAACGGCCCTTCGAGTGGCACTTCCAGGAGGTCTTCGATCGCCTTCTTGGATGGATTTGGAAGCAATAAGCGTCCAAATTTTAATCAGAACGGTTCTCCTTTGACCTTCAGCAGGCGCGTGAGCGCGGTGTCCCTCGGCCCTTCAGCCAGCAACAGTTCAAGTACCAGCAGCATTCTTTCATTTCCCGTTGGATCTTCCGGAGTCGGAAGCGCAGCAACCAGCCAGGCCACCCCGCCCGGCTCGCTCAATGTTGCATCCAACGCCTCACCCCCGCCTGGTGCGACATCTAAATCAACGGGTGAAATTTTTAAGCTTGATTTCAAGTTCGGCGATAATCGCGTACAAAAGGGCACTCCTGCGAACTCTAAACCCAAGCTGCATACAAGCTTCGCGAGCGAAAAATCGTGTCAGCAGGCTGTTAATCCTCCAAGAGTTCCGGAGCAGTCCCGGGTCAAACTGCATGATCTTCTCAACGACTCCAACGATGATGATCAACCAAGTAATAGTACGGTTTCATAA